The Streptomyces kanamyceticus genome window below encodes:
- a CDS encoding ABA4-like family protein, with translation MTGFLFELSFWLAAPVWLLMILAPGWGPTARIAASPLTVVPVLAVYLALALPVFPELWSAVRSPDIDGFRALMTDANGAGAIWAQVIAWDLLIGQWMYRESRRLGAHPLVMGPLLVLTILLSPFGMLLFLGLRAALTRRRAASGTAREPSRIPA, from the coding sequence GTGACCGGATTCCTCTTCGAGCTCTCCTTCTGGCTGGCCGCGCCGGTCTGGCTGCTCATGATCCTCGCGCCCGGCTGGGGACCCACGGCCCGCATCGCCGCATCGCCCCTGACCGTCGTACCCGTCCTGGCCGTCTACCTCGCGCTGGCGCTGCCCGTCTTCCCCGAACTCTGGTCCGCGGTCAGGAGCCCGGACATCGACGGATTCCGCGCGCTCATGACGGACGCGAACGGCGCGGGCGCGATCTGGGCCCAGGTCATCGCCTGGGACCTGCTGATCGGACAGTGGATGTACCGCGAGTCCCGGCGGCTCGGCGCCCACCCGCTGGTGATGGGCCCCCTGCTCGTCCTCACGATCCTCCTCTCCCCCTTCGGCATGCTGCTCTTCCTGGGGCTGCGGGCCGCGCTCACCCGGCGGCGCGCAGCTTCCGGAACCGCCCGGGAGCCATCCCGAATTCCCGCTTGA
- a CDS encoding AraC family transcriptional regulator → MDVLSDAMAAMRTGRPHAGRTEKYAPWGVRFVSPGRAGFHAVLEGSAWLVPADGSAEPVPLGAGDVVFIARSGGHALVSEPGTPVEEIGLLPDGTWPKPPALRRVAGRPPSTVMVCGAYLLDENRPHPLLSELPDVVHLPAGDGGNGALRAALDLLGAELADPQPGTDTIVTSLLDTLLLLVLRTWWLQVRGRTGELTGWAAALADPAVAAALRAIHSDPAHPWTVGELGALASLSRAPFARRFTASVGTPPLAYLTWWRMTMAAGWLRGPDEAPLRAVAERAGYASEFAFAKAFKREFGMAPGRFRKLRAAG, encoded by the coding sequence ATGGACGTACTGAGTGACGCGATGGCCGCGATGCGCACCGGACGCCCGCACGCCGGGCGGACGGAGAAGTACGCCCCGTGGGGCGTGCGGTTCGTCAGCCCCGGCAGGGCGGGCTTCCACGCCGTCCTCGAGGGATCGGCGTGGCTGGTGCCCGCGGACGGGAGTGCGGAGCCCGTGCCGCTCGGGGCCGGTGACGTGGTGTTCATCGCGCGCAGCGGCGGACACGCGCTCGTCAGCGAACCCGGCACGCCGGTGGAGGAGATCGGCCTGCTGCCCGACGGCACCTGGCCCAAGCCGCCCGCGCTGCGGCGGGTGGCGGGGCGCCCGCCGTCCACCGTCATGGTCTGCGGCGCGTACCTCCTCGACGAGAACCGGCCCCACCCGCTCCTCTCCGAACTGCCCGACGTCGTGCACCTGCCCGCGGGCGACGGCGGCAACGGCGCACTGCGGGCCGCGCTCGACCTGCTCGGCGCCGAGTTGGCGGATCCGCAGCCCGGCACCGACACGATCGTCACCTCGCTGCTCGACACGCTGCTCCTCCTCGTCCTGCGCACCTGGTGGCTGCAAGTGCGCGGCAGGACGGGCGAGTTGACCGGCTGGGCGGCCGCGCTCGCCGATCCGGCGGTCGCGGCCGCGCTGCGCGCCATCCACAGCGATCCCGCGCACCCCTGGACGGTGGGGGAGCTCGGCGCGCTCGCCAGCCTGTCGCGGGCACCCTTCGCGCGCCGGTTCACGGCGTCGGTGGGGACGCCGCCGCTCGCGTATCTGACGTGGTGGCGGATGACGATGGCGGCGGGCTGGCTGCGCGGGCCTGACGAGGCGCCGCTGCGCGCGGTGGCCGAACGGGCCGGGTACGCCTCGGAGTTCGCCTTCGCCAAGGCGTTCAAGCGGGAATTCGGGATGGCTCCCGGGCGGTTCCGGAAGCTGCGCGCCGCCGGGTGA
- a CDS encoding zinc-dependent alcohol dehydrogenase family protein yields the protein MTKNTTKNTPKNTAKNTARTVLFDEVGGPEVLRVEELPLAAPGPGEVLVRVEALGLNRAEALFRAGTYYYPPTLPASRLGYEAAGIVEAVGEGVTAHAPGDAVLTGPGIEMSASGVYADRVVLPVGSVLPRPAGLDAVTGAATWLAYSTAYGGMLETGGLRPGDHVVITAASSGVGIAALQTAARIGAVPIAVTRTDEKRQRLLDLGAALVIASDTEDVVKEVHRFTGGKGAELIFDAVGGAGLAELSGAAVTGGTVVVYGFLDQRKPMQLPLNWPLTVHGYANSQMSENAEGRRRVNAFIESGVRDGTFRPVVAEVFEGLESIGDAHRLLEANGHVGKVVVRLTPSE from the coding sequence ATGACGAAGAACACCACGAAGAACACCCCCAAGAACACCGCGAAGAACACCGCACGGACAGTCCTCTTCGACGAGGTGGGCGGGCCCGAGGTCCTGCGCGTCGAAGAGCTCCCGCTGGCCGCACCCGGACCCGGCGAAGTCCTCGTCCGCGTCGAGGCGTTGGGCCTCAACCGCGCCGAGGCGCTGTTCCGCGCGGGGACCTACTACTACCCGCCGACCCTGCCCGCGTCCCGGCTCGGCTACGAGGCCGCCGGGATCGTCGAAGCCGTCGGCGAAGGGGTCACCGCGCACGCCCCCGGCGATGCCGTCCTGACAGGACCCGGCATCGAGATGAGCGCCAGCGGCGTCTACGCCGACCGCGTCGTCCTGCCCGTCGGCTCCGTCCTGCCGCGCCCGGCCGGACTCGACGCGGTGACGGGTGCGGCGACGTGGCTCGCGTACTCCACGGCGTACGGCGGGATGCTGGAGACCGGCGGCCTGCGGCCCGGCGACCACGTGGTGATCACGGCGGCGTCCAGCGGCGTCGGCATCGCCGCGCTGCAGACCGCGGCGCGGATCGGCGCGGTGCCGATCGCGGTCACCCGCACCGACGAGAAGCGGCAGCGGCTCCTCGACCTCGGCGCGGCCCTGGTCATCGCGTCGGACACGGAAGACGTCGTGAAGGAGGTCCACCGCTTCACCGGCGGCAAGGGCGCCGAGCTGATCTTCGACGCGGTCGGCGGGGCGGGCCTCGCGGAGCTTTCCGGCGCGGCGGTGACCGGTGGAACGGTCGTCGTCTACGGCTTCCTCGACCAACGGAAGCCGATGCAGCTGCCGCTCAACTGGCCTCTCACCGTGCACGGTTACGCCAATTCGCAGATGTCGGAGAACGCGGAGGGTCGGCGCCGGGTGAACGCGTTCATCGAGTCGGGCGTCCGCGACGGCACGTTCCGCCCGGTCGTGGCGGAGGTCTTCGAGGGGCTGGAGAGCATCGGGGACGCGCATCGACTGCTTGAGGCCAATGGACATGTGGGGAAGGTCGTGGTGCGCCTGACGCCGTCGGAATAG
- a CDS encoding NADPH-dependent F420 reductase → MKIGIIGAGNIGGNLTRRLTALGHDVSVANSRGPHTLTALAEETGATPVPVEEAARGAQVVVVTIPLKAVPGLPAGFLDGAAADVAVIDTGNYYPQQRDGRIAEIEDGLTESRWTERQIGHPVIKAFNGTYAQDILDKPQPKGTPGRVAVPVSGDDEAAKQVVRDLIDELGFDTVDNGGQDDSWRQQPGTPVYGNAGDVDAIRAALAAASQERTADWRA, encoded by the coding sequence ATGAAGATCGGCATCATCGGCGCTGGCAACATCGGGGGCAACCTCACCCGCCGCCTCACCGCCCTCGGCCACGACGTCTCCGTGGCCAACTCGCGCGGCCCGCACACCCTCACCGCCCTCGCCGAGGAGACCGGGGCCACCCCCGTCCCCGTCGAGGAGGCCGCGCGCGGCGCGCAGGTCGTCGTCGTCACCATCCCGCTCAAGGCCGTGCCCGGCCTGCCCGCGGGCTTCCTGGACGGCGCGGCCGCGGACGTCGCGGTCATCGACACCGGCAACTACTACCCGCAGCAGCGCGACGGCAGGATCGCCGAGATCGAGGACGGCCTGACGGAGAGCCGCTGGACGGAGCGGCAGATCGGCCACCCCGTCATCAAGGCGTTCAACGGCACCTACGCCCAGGACATCCTCGACAAGCCGCAGCCCAAGGGCACCCCCGGCCGGGTCGCGGTGCCGGTCTCCGGCGACGACGAGGCCGCCAAGCAGGTCGTACGCGACCTGATCGACGAACTCGGCTTCGACACGGTCGACAACGGCGGCCAGGACGACTCGTGGCGCCAGCAGCCCGGAACTCCCGTGTACGGCAACGCCGGTGACGTGGACGCGATCCGCGCGGCCCTGGCCGCGGCGTCCCAGGAACGCACGGCGGACTGGCGCGCCTAG
- a CDS encoding glycoside hydrolase family 25 protein: MIRGIDVSSHQSTFSTDGLSFVFIKATEGRSYTNPKMTAQVKRARDGGCVVGFYHFLWPGNIAAQAAYFVSKAPEKAGDLLAVDWERTGDGTRASNAEKDRFIREVKRLRPGHKTLLYCNRDFWLNHDSTSYAGDGLWIADYVTAGKPRIQADWTIHQHTSTPLDKNVADFASEDELRDWATP, translated from the coding sequence ATGATCCGTGGCATCGACGTCAGTTCGCACCAGTCGACGTTCAGCACGGACGGCCTCTCGTTCGTCTTCATCAAGGCGACGGAAGGCCGTTCGTACACCAACCCGAAAATGACCGCCCAGGTGAAGCGGGCCCGCGACGGCGGCTGCGTCGTCGGCTTCTACCACTTCCTGTGGCCGGGGAACATCGCGGCCCAGGCGGCGTACTTCGTGAGCAAGGCTCCTGAGAAGGCGGGGGACTTGTTGGCGGTGGACTGGGAGCGCACGGGCGACGGCACCCGTGCGTCCAACGCCGAGAAGGACCGGTTCATCCGCGAGGTGAAAAGGCTACGACCCGGACATAAGACCCTTCTCTACTGCAATCGCGACTTTTGGCTCAACCACGACTCCACGTCCTACGCGGGCGACGGCCTGTGGATAGCCGACTACGTGACGGCGGGCAAGCCGCGCATCCAGGCGGACTGGACGATCCACCAGCACACGTCGACACCGCTGGATAAGAACGTGGCCGATTTCGCGAGCGAGGACGAGCTGCGGGACTGGGCCACGCCCTAG
- a CDS encoding helix-turn-helix transcriptional regulator: MERFEGAGAAQRAPFVGRSGELDRLEGPLGRVGSEPRAGRGDHGEVPVVVDVVGEPGIGKSRLLTEFAARARARGATVLRGRAGERSRSRPFRPFADAFAELDPRAARAFPSLAELPPAVRGVAGEGGVEQGPAQGEDRERAQGADHGRAQGVDRGRAQGSGDDLFGLCRAAAAALGALPAPGLVVVLDDLHWADAASVELIDHLVRHPVRAPFLLVVARRERQTAAALTAALTRGVDTGAVLRTGLGPLGLAECADGLAAGVPRERAEEMHAASEGNPLYFLALLRGGRGGHPAPLDELAALTPPERAALEAAAVLGEHATTETIGALTGADRAELVGSLRQLVARDLLRPDPERRRLAPRHPLLWEGLREGIDHWRRQELHRAAAAELAGTGATIADRAHHVDRSLTRWDPAAAAVLTEAAERVAATAPADAARFLGAVLRVLPDAPEHRALRGELMLRRATALGMTGAVKESRDLLHRLIGDHGPGPDGGGGAEVGDAIGDADGDEGSDGLRTAAVVQCAFMERHLGRYAEAGALLRRELDRRPGPVGARRTALVVEWGCRALFATRFPQVREELARTLADARARGDEPGTAEALTLAAMGEAYEGETAAARAYAAEAAALADVLTDADLAGQCESLVRLAWSEVFLDDTAAALRHVERGVDVARRSCRPFALSQLLLCGAYARYTTGRVTDALALADESVAVARTLGGGELLGIARGIRAMVLMQARPPGDPEVLAAAEEAAATVGALDGWWATLARCQLAYAALGAGDPYRVRDILLTAGGGHDLPRLQPSVRPNFLELLATSALATGDLADAERWAGRALAEADRLGLPAQRGAALRAVGLVEARRGQLEAAARAFTDAAQESARAGAALREAQSLLLGAPLVRATGDGARAAAMWRRGRRIAEEGGAVLLVGLADGAGGEVMQNPAAHLAAPGLSVPLVPSAPPVQGVPDASAAAGLPGRRGPGPLAASVPSASPGSPGSAGPPGLPGPPGSAGPPGAVPGTALAALDALDALTPRESEISALVAEGLTNQAVAARLCLSTRTVESHVARVYRKTGVTSRAALASLVARGAVGRGQSSRG, encoded by the coding sequence GTGGAGAGATTCGAAGGGGCGGGGGCCGCCCAGCGGGCGCCGTTCGTGGGCAGATCGGGGGAGCTCGACCGGCTCGAAGGGCCGCTCGGGCGCGTGGGGAGCGAGCCCCGTGCGGGGCGGGGGGACCACGGTGAGGTGCCCGTGGTCGTCGATGTCGTCGGGGAGCCGGGCATCGGCAAGAGCAGACTGCTCACCGAGTTCGCGGCGCGGGCCAGGGCGCGCGGCGCGACCGTGCTGCGGGGGCGGGCGGGAGAACGGTCCCGCAGCCGTCCGTTCCGCCCGTTCGCCGACGCCTTCGCCGAGCTCGACCCGAGGGCCGCGCGGGCGTTCCCCTCGCTGGCCGAACTGCCCCCGGCCGTACGGGGCGTGGCGGGGGAGGGCGGCGTCGAGCAGGGGCCTGCGCAGGGCGAGGATCGCGAACGTGCGCAGGGTGCGGATCACGGGCGTGCGCAGGGCGTGGATCGCGGGCGTGCGCAGGGCTCGGGGGACGATCTGTTCGGACTGTGCCGCGCGGCCGCGGCGGCGCTCGGCGCGCTGCCCGCGCCCGGCCTCGTCGTCGTCCTCGACGATCTGCACTGGGCGGACGCCGCGTCCGTCGAGCTCATCGACCATCTCGTACGCCATCCTGTCCGCGCCCCCTTCCTGCTCGTTGTCGCCCGACGCGAACGCCAGACCGCAGCCGCCCTCACCGCCGCGCTGACCAGGGGCGTCGACACCGGCGCCGTACTGCGGACCGGACTCGGGCCGCTCGGCCTCGCCGAGTGCGCCGACGGGCTCGCCGCCGGAGTGCCGCGCGAGCGGGCCGAGGAGATGCACGCCGCGAGCGAGGGCAACCCGCTCTACTTCCTGGCGCTGCTGCGCGGCGGGCGCGGCGGGCATCCGGCGCCGCTCGACGAACTGGCCGCGCTCACCCCGCCCGAGCGCGCCGCGCTGGAGGCTGCCGCCGTCCTCGGCGAGCACGCGACCACCGAGACGATCGGCGCCCTCACCGGCGCCGACCGCGCCGAACTGGTGGGCTCACTACGTCAGTTGGTCGCGCGCGACCTGCTCCGTCCCGACCCCGAGCGGCGGCGGCTCGCGCCCCGCCACCCGCTCCTGTGGGAGGGGCTGCGCGAGGGCATCGACCACTGGCGCCGCCAGGAACTGCACCGCGCCGCGGCCGCCGAACTCGCCGGGACCGGCGCCACGATCGCCGACCGGGCGCACCACGTCGACCGGTCGCTGACCCGCTGGGACCCCGCCGCTGCCGCCGTCCTGACGGAGGCGGCGGAGCGGGTGGCGGCCACCGCGCCCGCCGACGCCGCCCGTTTCCTCGGCGCCGTGCTCCGGGTGCTGCCCGACGCTCCCGAACATCGCGCGCTGCGAGGCGAGTTGATGCTCCGGCGTGCCACCGCGCTCGGCATGACCGGCGCCGTGAAGGAGAGCCGGGATCTGCTCCATCGGCTGATCGGCGACCACGGCCCCGGCCCGGACGGCGGGGGCGGTGCCGAGGTCGGTGACGCGATCGGTGACGCGGACGGTGACGAGGGCAGTGATGGGCTGCGTACCGCCGCCGTCGTCCAATGCGCCTTCATGGAACGTCACTTGGGCCGCTACGCCGAAGCGGGCGCGCTGCTCCGCCGCGAACTGGACCGGCGCCCGGGGCCCGTGGGCGCCCGGCGCACCGCGCTCGTCGTCGAATGGGGCTGCCGCGCCCTGTTCGCCACCCGCTTCCCCCAGGTGCGCGAGGAACTCGCCCGCACCCTCGCCGACGCCCGCGCGCGCGGCGACGAGCCCGGCACGGCCGAGGCGCTCACGCTGGCCGCCATGGGCGAGGCGTACGAGGGGGAGACCGCCGCCGCGCGCGCGTACGCGGCCGAGGCCGCCGCGCTCGCCGACGTCCTGACCGACGCCGACCTCGCGGGACAGTGCGAGTCCCTGGTGCGCCTGGCCTGGAGCGAGGTCTTCCTCGACGACACCGCGGCCGCCCTGCGCCACGTCGAGCGCGGTGTCGACGTCGCCCGGCGCTCCTGCCGCCCCTTCGCGCTCTCCCAGCTCCTGCTCTGCGGCGCGTACGCCAGGTACACCACGGGCCGCGTCACCGACGCGCTCGCCCTCGCCGACGAGTCCGTGGCGGTCGCCCGCACCCTGGGCGGCGGCGAACTCCTCGGCATCGCGCGGGGAATCCGCGCCATGGTCCTCATGCAGGCCCGGCCGCCCGGCGACCCCGAGGTCCTCGCCGCCGCCGAAGAAGCGGCGGCCACCGTGGGAGCCCTGGACGGCTGGTGGGCGACGCTCGCCCGCTGCCAGCTCGCGTACGCCGCCCTGGGCGCGGGCGACCCGTACCGCGTGCGCGACATCCTGCTGACCGCGGGCGGCGGCCACGACCTGCCCCGACTGCAGCCCTCCGTACGCCCCAACTTCCTTGAGCTGCTCGCTACTTCGGCGCTGGCCACCGGCGACCTCGCGGACGCGGAGCGCTGGGCGGGCCGCGCGCTTGCCGAGGCCGACCGGCTTGGCCTGCCCGCCCAGCGGGGCGCCGCGCTGCGCGCCGTCGGACTCGTCGAGGCGCGGCGGGGTCAACTCGAAGCGGCGGCAAGGGCGTTCACCGACGCGGCACAGGAGAGCGCCAGGGCGGGCGCCGCGCTCAGGGAGGCGCAGAGCCTGCTGCTCGGCGCCCCGCTGGTGCGCGCCACGGGTGACGGCGCGCGGGCGGCCGCCATGTGGCGCCGCGGCCGCCGCATCGCCGAGGAGGGCGGGGCGGTGCTGCTCGTCGGCCTTGCGGATGGGGCGGGCGGTGAGGTGATGCAGAACCCGGCCGCTCACCTGGCCGCACCGGGCCTGTCGGTCCCGTTGGTCCCATCGGCTCCGCCCGTGCAGGGCGTGCCGGACGCCTCGGCGGCGGCGGGGCTTCCCGGGCGGCGGGGTCCCGGGCCGCTGGCGGCTTCGGTCCCGTCGGCATCCCCGGGGTCGCCGGGCTCGGCGGGACCACCGGGCTTGCCCGGGCCACCGGGCTCGGCGGGACCGCCGGGCGCCGTCCCCGGCACCGCGCTCGCCGCGCTGGACGCGTTGGACGCGCTCACGCCGCGCGAAAGCGAGATATCCGCGCTGGTCGCCGAGGGCCTCACCAACCAGGCCGTCGCCGCCAGACTCTGCCTCAGCACCCGCACGGTCGAGAGCCATGTCGCCCGGGTCTACCGCAAGACCGGGGTGACCTCGCGCGCCGCCCTCGCCTCGCTGGTGGCGCGCGGTGCCGTCGGGCGCGGTCAGTCCTCGCGCGGGTAG
- a CDS encoding serine/threonine-protein kinase: MSTAGSARRVIDDRFELLDRLGGGGMGTVWRARDLALDREVAVKEVRPPDPALAEYDPEGARTLRARVLREARALARVDHPNVVTIHHIVDGGDGTYPWLVMELVTGGSLQDRIGRGTLPPQEAAVLGREILAALRAAHAAGIEHRDVKPANVLLRPDGRPVLTDFGIAAIRESTALTATGSVIGSPDYMAPERVSGRDGGPAADLWSLGMLLYVAVEGRHPLRRQSTLATLAAVLNEDVPPPRRAGPLGGVLRALLVRDPAARPGAGELDGLLAVAANSRAGGGGSVSGSPVDPPLGTRRMPADAGRGPSDATPTSYRLTPPAPRPTSEPPPLGPGAALRRVRRARVTTGVAALGGTALVGVLVWALLPVPDGEAGASGGRASAPASAPASAPVSAPKDEKIKEPAEPPEKTDLLTPDGIRESVAKLKPLMGGGKVTSFVVYPEHVSAQALVKGSTKRYDGFTYRGGDSAVRDDARGTVMSGTVPVDLAGFDWDAVPTLFRKADKELGIKHPTSRYLVVNTASTIFESQRPGMSAYVSDAYGSAYLKADPKGNVIAAYPRED, translated from the coding sequence ATGAGCACTGCCGGATCCGCCCGCCGCGTGATCGACGACCGCTTCGAACTGCTCGACCGGCTCGGCGGTGGCGGCATGGGCACGGTGTGGCGCGCCCGCGACCTGGCGCTCGACCGCGAGGTGGCGGTCAAGGAAGTGCGGCCGCCGGACCCCGCCCTCGCCGAGTACGACCCGGAGGGCGCGCGGACGCTGCGGGCCAGGGTGTTGCGGGAGGCGCGCGCGCTGGCCCGTGTCGACCATCCCAACGTGGTGACCATCCACCACATCGTGGACGGCGGCGACGGCACGTACCCCTGGCTCGTGATGGAGCTGGTCACCGGTGGTTCGCTCCAGGACAGGATCGGGCGCGGGACGCTGCCGCCCCAGGAGGCGGCGGTCCTCGGGCGCGAGATCCTCGCCGCGCTGCGCGCCGCGCACGCGGCGGGCATCGAACACCGCGACGTGAAGCCCGCCAACGTACTGCTGCGCCCGGACGGCCGCCCCGTCCTCACGGACTTCGGCATCGCCGCGATCCGCGAGTCCACCGCCCTGACGGCCACCGGATCCGTCATCGGCTCCCCCGACTACATGGCGCCCGAACGCGTCAGCGGCCGCGACGGCGGTCCTGCCGCCGACCTGTGGTCGCTGGGCATGCTGCTCTACGTCGCCGTGGAGGGCCGCCACCCGCTGCGCAGGCAGAGCACCCTGGCCACCCTGGCGGCCGTACTCAACGAGGACGTACCGCCCCCGCGACGCGCGGGCCCGCTGGGCGGGGTGCTGCGGGCCCTGCTCGTACGGGATCCGGCGGCGCGGCCCGGGGCCGGGGAGCTGGACGGGCTGCTCGCGGTAGCCGCCAACTCCCGTGCGGGGGGCGGTGGTTCGGTGTCGGGCTCACCCGTGGACCCGCCCTTGGGGACGCGGCGCATGCCTGCGGACGCGGGGCGCGGCCCCAGTGACGCCACACCCACCTCCTACCGGCTCACGCCGCCCGCACCGCGCCCGACGTCCGAGCCGCCGCCGCTCGGCCCCGGTGCGGCACTGCGGCGGGTGCGGCGGGCGCGGGTCACCACGGGGGTCGCCGCGCTCGGCGGGACCGCTCTCGTCGGCGTCCTGGTGTGGGCCCTGCTGCCCGTGCCCGACGGCGAGGCCGGGGCATCCGGCGGCCGGGCCTCCGCACCGGCCTCCGCGCCCGCTTCCGCACCGGTATCCGCCCCCAAGGACGAGAAGATCAAGGAACCGGCTGAACCCCCCGAGAAGACCGACCTGTTGACGCCCGACGGGATCCGCGAATCGGTCGCGAAGCTGAAGCCGCTGATGGGCGGCGGCAAGGTCACGAGCTTCGTCGTCTACCCGGAGCACGTGTCCGCGCAGGCGCTCGTCAAGGGCAGCACGAAGCGCTACGACGGGTTCACCTACCGGGGCGGCGACTCGGCCGTCCGGGACGACGCGCGCGGCACCGTGATGTCCGGCACCGTCCCCGTGGACCTCGCGGGCTTCGACTGGGACGCGGTGCCCACCCTGTTCCGCAAGGCGGACAAGGAACTCGGCATCAAGCATCCCACCAGCCGCTATCTCGTCGTGAACACCGCGTCGACGATCTTCGAGAGCCAGCGGCCCGGCATGAGCGCCTACGTCTCGGACGCGTACGGCTCCGCGTACCTGAAGGCCGATCCGAAGGGCAACGTGATCGCCGCCTACCCGCGCGAGGACTGA
- a CDS encoding GNAT family N-acetyltransferase, whose translation MASASGTLGALLDAAARGGFPAPDGTTTVVEQPGHRDAGVIAFTAHSVVFTDEDPRWVRSTLASLDCDPLAATLNARFLAAFMDRTGRTTDTIDLLTVAPALPGGPAPELGLRELDDPDHPRVARARKRRDDVRVWASEGAGVLVIGRGVAGRWETAIEVGEDARHRGLGRALARAARHLVPDGDVVWAQQAPGNARSVRAFQAAGYRPVGAEALLFAR comes from the coding sequence ATGGCCAGCGCATCCGGCACCCTCGGGGCCCTCCTCGACGCCGCGGCCCGGGGCGGCTTCCCCGCGCCGGACGGCACCACCACGGTCGTTGAGCAGCCGGGGCACCGTGACGCGGGAGTCATCGCCTTCACCGCCCACTCGGTCGTCTTCACCGACGAGGACCCCCGGTGGGTGCGGTCCACGCTCGCGTCGCTCGACTGCGACCCCCTTGCCGCCACCCTCAACGCGCGCTTCCTCGCGGCCTTCATGGACCGCACGGGGCGGACGACGGACACCATCGACCTGCTGACCGTCGCCCCCGCGCTGCCGGGCGGACCCGCGCCCGAGCTGGGTCTGCGGGAGCTCGACGACCCGGACCATCCCCGGGTCGCGCGGGCCCGCAAGCGCCGTGACGACGTGCGGGTCTGGGCGTCGGAGGGGGCCGGGGTGCTGGTCATCGGGCGGGGCGTCGCCGGACGGTGGGAGACCGCGATCGAGGTGGGCGAGGACGCGCGGCACCGGGGGCTCGGGCGGGCGCTGGCCCGGGCGGCGCGCCACCTCGTGCCGGACGGGGACGTGGTCTGGGCGCAGCAGGCACCGGGCAACGCGCGCAGCGTGCGGGCCTTTCAGGCGGCGGGGTACCGGCCGGTGGGGGCGGAGGCGCTGCTCTTCGCGCGGTGA
- a CDS encoding MerR family transcriptional regulator, whose translation MRIGELSRRTGVPVPTIKYYVREGLLEPGELSSPNQAHYDESHERRLRLIRALLDVGGLKVAAIAEVLGAIDDPGRPLHKVLGAAADRLGTAGGADDDAEATAARDAVQELIARRGWQAHESNPAGEDLSRALAAMGRVGHGAFTELLDEYADAAELVARADLGYVARRASVDDLVESVVIGTVLGEAVFNAMRRLAHVDASARLYGGEDGAPGRAEEG comes from the coding sequence GTGCGTATTGGCGAGTTGAGCCGCAGGACCGGGGTTCCGGTCCCGACGATCAAGTACTACGTACGCGAAGGGCTGCTCGAACCCGGCGAGCTGAGCAGCCCCAATCAGGCGCACTACGACGAGTCGCACGAGCGCAGGCTGCGGCTGATCCGCGCGCTCCTCGACGTCGGCGGCCTCAAGGTGGCGGCGATCGCCGAGGTCCTCGGGGCCATCGACGACCCGGGTCGCCCGCTCCACAAGGTGCTCGGCGCCGCGGCGGACCGGCTCGGCACGGCGGGCGGCGCCGACGACGACGCCGAGGCGACGGCCGCGCGCGACGCCGTCCAGGAACTGATCGCGCGGCGCGGCTGGCAAGCGCACGAGTCGAACCCGGCGGGCGAGGACCTGTCACGGGCGCTGGCAGCCATGGGCCGGGTCGGCCACGGCGCGTTCACGGAACTCCTCGACGAGTACGCCGACGCCGCCGAACTCGTCGCCCGCGCCGACCTCGGCTACGTGGCCCGACGGGCCTCCGTCGACGACCTGGTGGAGAGCGTGGTGATCGGCACGGTGCTCGGCGAGGCGGTGTTCAACGCGATGCGGCGGCTCGCGCATGTGGATGCGTCGGCGCGGTTGTACGGAGGTGAGGACGGGGCGCCGGGGCGGGCGGAGGAGGGGTGA
- a CDS encoding EF-hand domain-containing protein: MADIEEARKTFERFDTDGDGFITAAEWKSAMAQMGDFYVTETVAEAVIGAKDTDADKRLSFDEFWASLNK, translated from the coding sequence GTGGCGGACATCGAGGAAGCGCGCAAGACGTTCGAGCGGTTCGACACGGACGGCGACGGCTTCATCACGGCGGCCGAGTGGAAGAGCGCCATGGCGCAGATGGGCGACTTCTACGTCACTGAGACGGTGGCCGAGGCCGTCATCGGCGCGAAGGACACCGACGCGGACAAGCGACTCTCGTTCGACGAGTTCTGGGCGAGCCTGAACAAGTAG